The Rhododendron vialii isolate Sample 1 chromosome 6a, ASM3025357v1 genome includes a window with the following:
- the LOC131329305 gene encoding VQ motif-containing protein 4-like: MEITSRAQERQNPSPTTSPNSNTNGVIHIQTRPLAPKPISRPETISYPTTFIRADTTSFKQLVQTLTGTPRTGKQASSKHSSSIPPVKTGQKKQSSSKLYERRSNLKNGLMISPMGQDSGALSGKDKTLSPGVHDFPLLALSPGTPLVEYPFGKSSSSFEGNSSSVEEEKAIAEKGFYLHPSPRTSTLKESEPLLLPLFPVTSPRGFF; this comes from the coding sequence ATGGAGATCACCTCTAGAGCTCAAGAGAGACAGAACCCATCTCCCACAACCTCCCCAAACAGCAACACCAATGGAGTAATCCACATTCAAACCCGACCACTTGCCCCAAAACCCATCTCTAGACCCGAAACCATTTCCTACCCAACAACTTTCATCCGAGCAgacaccacctcattcaagcaaCTAGTCCAGACTCTCACCGGTACTCCCCGAACTGGCAAACAAGCATCATCCAAACACTCGAGTTCCATACCCCCGGTGAAAACAGGGCAGAAGAAACAGAGTAGCTCCAAGCTTTACGAAAGAAGGAGCAATCTGAAAAACGGGCTCATGATCAGCCCAATGGGTCAGGATTCCGGGGCTTTGAGCGGAAAAGACAAGACGTTGTCGCCGGGTGTGCATGATTTTCCTTTGTTAGCTCTTAGCCCTGGGACGCCGTTAGTTGAATACCCATTCGGAAAGTCGTCTTCATCTTTTGAGGGGAATTCGTCGTCAGTGGAGGAAGAGAAGGCGATTGCTGAAAAAGGGTTTTATTTGCACCCGTCGCCGAGGACTAGTACTCTGAAAGAGTCGGAGCCTCTGCTTTTGCCTCTGTTTCCGGTGACTTCGCCAAGGGGTTTTTTCTGA
- the LOC131329529 gene encoding protein GRIM REAPER-like, translating into MAFSLINLTTILSLLLILVPPLLLLAPPSAAEEDYYAINTKDRPSGPRLRGRLLGSTDEPELVRNNTSCMPGNNVCDGVWSQPSNGIVLAHIYCCKKHCRNVLTDKNNCGACENKCPFGYLCCSGNCTNVAYDPMHCGKCKTACLPGVLCEYGSCGYA; encoded by the coding sequence ATGGCTTTCTCTCTTATTAACCTAAccactattctctctctcctcctcatcctcgtcccccccctcctcctcctcgcccCGCCATCAGCCGCCGAAGAAGACTACTACGCCATCAACACCAAAGACAGACCATCCGGCCCGAGACTTCGAGGCCGGTTGCTGGGCTCGACCGACGAGCCCGAGCTTGTCAGAAACAACACCAGTTGCATGCCCGGAAACAATGTGTGCGACGGGGTGTGGTCGCAGCCGAGCAACGGGATAGTGCTGGCCCATATATACTGCTGCAAGAAGCATTGCCGGAACGTGCTCACGGACAAGAACAACTGCGGGGCGTGCGAGAACAAGTGCCCGTTCGGGTACCTCTGCTGCAGCGGGAACTGCACCAACGTCGCCTACGATCCGATGCATTGCGGAAAGTGCAAGACGGCTTGCCTTCCGGGGGTCCTGTGTGAGTACGGGAGCTGCGGGTACGCTTGA
- the LOC131329471 gene encoding beta-glucuronosyltransferase GlcAT14A-like yields MENSKKFNMEKKWVFPLVISSLIFVFFFATSFNMGLVSSLRKINSIILLFPPRNSMNQTSPLFAEDKVMHGPPPPPPGPSIPRFAYLISGSRGDLEKLWRTLRTLYHPLNHYVLHLDLESPVEERLELASRVEKDLVFAKVGNVYMITKANMVTYRGPTMVANTLHACAILLKRSKDWDWFINLSASDYPLVTQDDLISAFSDVNRELNFIEHTSRLGWKENQRAMPLIVDPGLYRSTKQDIYWVSPRRALPTSFKLFTGSAWMVLSRSFVEYVIWGWDNLPRVLLMYYTNFVSSPEGYFQTVICNVPDFAHTAINHDMHYISWDNPPKQHPHTLSLNDTAKMIASDAAFGRKFGQDDTVLDKIDKELLGRRNGSFTPGGWCGGKPRCSKVGNPRKLRPGPGAQRLRRLIGRLLLQAKYKQNQCT; encoded by the exons ATGGAGAATTCGAAAAAGTTTAATATGGAAAAGAAATGGGTATTCCCTCTGGTTATAAGCTCACTCatatttgtattctttttcGCAACCTCATTCAACATGGGTCTTGTTTCATCACTACGCAAGATCAATTCGATTATATTGCTTTTCCCCCCGCGTAATTCAATGAATCAAACAAGTCCACTGTTCGCGGAAGACAAGGTCATGCACggtccaccacctcctcctcccgGCCCTTCCATTCCTCGTTTTGCCTATCTGATTTCTGGGTCTAGGGGTGATTTGGAAAAGCTCTGGAGAACCCTTCGGACCCTTTATCATCCATTGAACCATTATGTTCTTCATTTGGACCTAGAATCGCCTGTGGAAGAGAGATTGGAACTTGCTTCCCGAGTGGAAAAAGATTTGGTTTTTGCTAAGGTCGGGAATGTTTACATGATCACCAAAGCTAATATGGTTACTTATAGAGGGCCAACCATGGTTGCCAATACACTTCATGCTTGTGCTATACTTTTGAAGAGAAGTAAAGATTGGGATTGGTTTATTAACCTCAGCGCTTCAGATTATCCTCTAGTGACTCAGGATG ATCTTATTTCTGCTTTTTCTGATGTAAACCGAGAGCTGAACTTCATTGAGCACACAAGCCGTCTTGGTTGGAAGGA GAATCAAAGAGCAATGCCTTTGATTGTTGATCCTGGGCTCTACCGATCAACGAAGCAAGATATATATTGGGTCAGTCCACGGAGAGCTTTGCCAACATCTTTTAAACTGTTtaccg gTTCAGCATGGATGGTTCTCTCGCGCTCATTTGTGGAATATGTAATATGGGGTTGGGATAACCTTCCGAGAGTCCTACTCATGTACTACACCAATTTTGTGTCTTCTCCTGAAGGCTATTTCCAGACAGTCATATGCAATGTGCCCGATTTTGCTCACACTGCAATCAACCATGACATGCACTACATATCTTGGGACAACCCACCCAAACAGCACCCCCACACCCTCTCTCTCAATGACACTGCCAAAATGATCGCCAGCGATGCTGCTTTTGGTCGCAAGTTTGGGCAAGACGACACAGTTCTTGACAAGATTGATAAGGAATTGCTCGGGCGGAGAAATGGGAGTTTTACGCCGGGTGGTTGGTGTGGTGGTAAACCGAGATGCTCCAAGGTTGGAAACCCTAGGAAGCTTAGACCGGGCCCTGGAGCTCAAAGGCTTCGCCGTCTCATAGGTAGGTTACTCTTACAAGCTAAGTATAAGCAAAATCAATGTACATAG